DNA from Papio anubis isolate 15944 chromosome 1, Panubis1.0, whole genome shotgun sequence:
TGGTCCCAATTCCCCCCTTCCCTTGCTGCCCCTGTAACAAAGGGCTGGCCATGTGACATGATCTCCTGAGGCTTCAGAGAAGTGATTTTACCCCGAGCTACACAGGCGGGAAGACCACCAGCCTGGAAGGTGTGTGGTGGGTTGGGAAGACGGGAAGGGCAGGAGCAGGGGCCGAGGCCCAGGTTGCCCCCCAGGGAAACTCACTATCCTCAGCAGGGCCCTTCAGCCACTTTCCCAACAAGCAGCAAATCTCCGCCGATTGAACTGTGACCGAGGCAATGGGGGCACGCCAGGCAACAAGGTGGAGGTTTGCTAGCGTGGGAGCAGGGACAGCGTTGAACACAGACGCTCTGGGTGTTGAAGAGGAGGCTTCACCCTTAAATCCACACCAACTGCTCCCTTCACTTCCCCCGGTGAAGAACGAAGGACCCTGTGGGATTTCTACTTCGAATCTCTCATTTATTCCGACATTCACTCGGTTGCGACTCCAAGTTATCAAAGATGCAAGACAAGAAGTCTATAGCAGGAGTGGTGAAGTGGAGGTGGAGAAAGACTGCGGAGAGGGCTGTGTTCCTGGCCCCTCCTTCTCTTCCAATTTAGGGCACCGTTTGAAAAGAGTACAAATAGTGTCCCTTAGCACAGACTAGACAGCAGAAAAGGACAGTGCAGTTGAGTGGGGGAGCTCCCTTTTCCACAGGGTGGGGCCCTGCAGCTGCAGCGGGCAGGCAGGCAATCTCCAGCCTGGTTGGAGACCGTGCCCTGAGCAGCGTGGGCTATGTGGGGAAGAGCTGGGGCCCACCGTCTCTCCAATGCCCCAAACCCAGATTGTGATTTGTGGGGCTGGCAGGGCTTAGCTAGGAAAGTGGTAGGAGGGAGGGGATTGCACAGGACGCTTGCACTCAGGGACCCCATCGATCAGGGGCAAGAAGCGGGTGATGGTTAATTGGGTCTTGATTTTTACAAAGGCAGGATGTAGGAATGATGTCATTTCTGGTGAGGAAGACGTGGCTGCTGTGGTTGATTGGCTGTGGAATTCCAGGGGAGCAAGGCACTAGGAAGTGAGGAACACTGCCAGGCCCAGCAGCTCGTCAGGAGCTTGCACTTGGCCGTTAGGGCTGGCTGTGGGACGCGCGTGCTGAAACTGCTGCCGTGAGCTGCCCCTCTGCGCCAGGAGACAGATCCTACTACCCCACCTACAGCTGCTTCCTGGTACAAGAGAAGTTACCATTTGAAGTGACTCCATAGGAGAGTCTGACAAACATGCTTGCTTTTCACTGacaattaaaattgttttgcTGCTAATCTTGTTTTATGGTGGTCTTTCACCCATCAGCAAGCATCCCTGCACACAAGATCGGAGAGTTGGGTAAATACATCCAGGCCCTGCCAGGATTAGGGCAACAGGGAGTGGTCTGGGCTGGCAGATCTTTTTCGGAAATTCTCACTTCTTGGAGCACTAAAGGGTTCTTAGTCTATCTGGGCAAGCCTCGTTTCCCTGGAATAAATGGAATCTCAAGAGACTAGTGACTGGTCCTAGAGCTAATGAGTGACCAAAGTGTGACCAGAGCCCAGGTCTGTTTCTCAACCCAGGGCACTTTGATTCTAGATTGAGATGTGAGGTGATAGGTGCCTTAATAGTGGCGCAAAAGATGGGcattcccctcctcctccctgcccgcTCCCTGCTCCCTCAGCGGCACCCTGACCTTCGTCAGATGCAGAATCAAGATTTCAGCAGGGGGGCCACCtttccctgccccaccctccttGAATTCAGTGACTCAGGAGTGGGAGGGGGTTAGCTATGCCCTTAGAAGGGGGCCAGCTTCTGCAGAGGCCACTGGAAAACTCATCAAGATACTCACAAAGCATAAAGCCACTGCCACATTCTAAGTGGGAAGTCGGAGTTGGAAATGAGGCTGGTGTGAGACACAATAAAAGGCTCATTGCCAGGAGACTGGGGAGTAGGGCGGCCAAGGGAGGGCGGCGAGCGTGGAATCCCTAAGTCACGTCCCTCCCATCCTCAGGACTGGGCTGTTGCTCTGGTGGGTTGAAGATCCTGCTCAATGGCATCACGGGTGGATGCTCACGTAGAATGCCGGGCTCTGGCAGAGTTAACGTGGTTTCAGCCGCTGCAGCATCGCCCCACGGAGACTGGCTGCCATGGGGATTGGCCACGTTAACCAGCTTTCGTTCAAGCTGTTTGGGTATCAGACTTTTCCTTCTCGATGGTACATGGGAGACCTTTCCTTTCTGCAGCTCCTGAAGGTACAAAGCCCCTGGTGCCTACCCGTGgtgactggtgtgtgtgtgtgtgtgtgtgtgtgtgtacacctgGGAACGGGCATGCACACACTCTCACAGGACTGCGTCCACGCAAGCTGCTCGGCGTGGTGGGCTGGGCCGAGAGACAGTCAGCTGGTCTCTTTGCTAAGCTACTAGAAGTCGgctaacaaaaatgaaaaagcttctCCAGCAGGGGGCGCTGGTTCCTAAGGCAGAGAAAGGATTTCGGGGAACACGGTTAGACAGTCACTTTCTGGTGCAGTCCCCACAGGCAACCTTAGGTTTTAAAGTCAACTTGACGTGTTCCACGAGGAAGGGGGCCGGTGAGATGTGATACGTTCAGGAATCAACGTCCCTACGGGAGCAGCTACAGTGACAGCAGTAGTTATGGTAACCAACGTACAAAACTTGGTTGTGAACTAGCTGTTGAATTCATCTCAGCAAGCTCCTCCTGAAGCAGTGCTGTTGACGCTCCGCCCCTCGCTTCTCCAATGCTGGAATTGCAGCTCTCACTTCTCCCTTGCCCTCTGTCCGCTTCTCCTAGGCACGAATGCTTCATCTCCCGTGGACCCTGGAGGGCTCCAGAGCCTTTGCTGAGCTTTCCCCCATGCTCCTTTTTGCAGTTCAGCAAATTCAGGGGACTGGGGCACACTGCAAGGGGTTGTGGTGGTGCTGGGGCTGCCAGAGGAGTGTCCCAACCAAGAAACTGGCGAAGCTGCAGACTTGACCTAGCAGTGCCCCACCTCTGGGCCACAGAGTTGGAGCCAGGCCCTGTCCTGGTTCTCAATGCACTCAAAAGCTTAAATCCTAGCAAACCCTCCACTGCGGAGCGAGAAAAGCCAAAGACACAGAGACAGCCCCTGTGGGGCTGCTGGAGGGTCATCCACTGCCCCCAGGGCCCCCGCCAGGGCAgcagtgtgggtgtgtgtggggtcaGGGGTGGAAGGGTTTACACGTCTGTACTAATAGCCCTTGGATTGGTGAAGGCCTCACGCCCAGAGCCTGGCCAGGTCACCGGGTAACTCTGGGGTGCTGCCAATTTGAGGGATGGGGGTCCCCCCTCTTTGTAGCATGTGGGAGCAAAGGAGAGCCTCTCGCCTCCACCCCCATTGGGCACCATGTCAGCCGTCCGTATGTAAAAGGGGGAGCTGTACGGGGAGCAGGTAGTGCAGTGGCTCGCGGCCACCCCGCAGGGCTGGCTGCAGGGCTCGCTGGTGAGAGGTGCCAGGCTGCCTCTGCCGTCCAGGGCCTGGGAGCTGCAGGCATTGCAGCTGGGGCCTCTGGGATGCGTGGGAAGGTCGTGCTCCCGATCCTCCTCCTCGTCTGCATCCTCGGTTCTGCTCTTCTTGCAGCAGTAATACTGTGCGGAAGGGGAGAGGGATGCCTGAGCGGATGAATGCTTCCCCGACCCCACGCATTTTTGAGTGTGCACAGGTGCTCCTGCCCCCTGCTCCATGGAGAACCTAGTGCCAGGCACTGAACCCCAGGGGCTTGCTCCACACGTTTCTATTCCCGGCTTTGCAAGGCCAGTGCtgctttccctttcccctcccaccaCTCCTGGCAGTAACTCCAGGCTGTGGTTGAGTTGGGCAGGGACACACACATATTGAGGACAGGGCTGGGGCTGCTGGCGGCAGCTTTCAGAGCCTCCCCAGAATGGTGCTCTTCCCGCGCCCCTGAAATCTCAGAGGTGCAGGAGACACAACCCAATGAGCCCGTATCTCCCCAGCACACTTTCTGTGTGCTCTGAGCGGGCAGGCTGGGGGGTGCTTAGCTTCCTTCTGACCAGCCCCAACTCCCAGCCTCCTTGACTTACGCCTGCCATATTCCATGGCTTTGGGCTCTGTGGGCCCTGAAGTCAGCCTCCAGTTTGTGCCCCCATAATGAAAAAGAGGTTTGCTGGTGGCCTGGCAGCCTCTGGCTACAGGTCCCGGGGACTGACCTGGAGCCTGCAGTAGCACAGGACGGCAATGATGCAGAGGAGGATCACCGTAGCTAGGATTCCGCCAGTGATCACAACCGTTCCCGCTGTCATCCGCCCGGCGCCCCATCAAACTCTGCAAAGATGTGCGGAGGGCTGAGGACCAGCTGTGGCTGCAGCCCTGGGCTGGGCCGGGGGGAGTCTTTCTGGAGCTGCCccgaggctggggcagggggccTGAGAGCAGCAGGTGCAGGGAGGGCCAGGCCCCAGGGGCTTCCTGAAGGCTGACGACTGGCTCTAGCTCCAGACCGGGCCAGCCTAAGTGGGGGAAGTTGGAGGTGTTCGGCACAGGGCAGATAACAGCTgcgggagggaagagagaaagctgAGTGCTAATTCTGCCCCTTGCTTCTATCCAGTTTCAAAAAGTTCTCACGATCTTTCCCCTTTGGTGCTCTTCTCGCCTTTCCTCTCCCCTCACACCCTTCTTAACCCCAGCTTCTGCGTGGCTCCAGACACAGAGGAACAACTGCTGCTGATTGCGGGGCTCCTCCCTGTGTGGCATCATGCTAAGCACCCCCATGCATCTTACCACATCCTCGCGATAACCCTTCAGGGCAGTTATTAGCTATCCCTACTGCATGCATGCTAAACGGAGGCTGAGAATAATTTGGCTGCGATTCCACCCAGCCCATTCATCCCCAAGGCTGTGCTCTTGATCCCCGCCATCCTGGCACACACCCCAGTGGTCCCTGAGCCCTTGTCCCGGGCTGGCGGGGAAAGGGCCAACTCTCAAAAACATCAGGTGACTCTTCTCTGGCTCAAACCCGCACTTCTTTCAGGGGTATCTCTGTTCTTCAAACCCTCCTGAAAAGCAAGGGCAAGGCAAGCCCAGAGGGCGTGGTGTGTGGCATCCTGGGCCCTGGAAGGCTGTGGCCTGACTGGGGAGACTGGTCCTGGCTTCTGAGGCTGAATGAACAGGACAGAGGCAAGCTCTGGGCATGAGGCTGTCCTGGCTTCAGGCAGATTATCCTTTTAGGTCAGTAAATGCGGATTTCTGAGCCTCCCAGGTGCACTGGGACCAAGGGGGCAGGAGGGTGGGGACTGGGGACTTGGCATCTTGGAGATGGAAACATGACTAGATCACTTACATTAGTAAAGGGAACGGTGACCTGCAAGACAACAGAAAGGACAGAGATGTTGGAATAAGAGAGTTACCCGCTGAAAAAGGCCAGAAGGGTTAGATGATTCCCAGCCAACCCtcattttgctttcttcactGTGTGGCATATCATCAGTGAGCCCACATACCCCAAGTCTGGGTCTCCAACTGCTAGCAGATGGACATTTCAGTGGATGTCCCAGTGGTCATCTCAAACTCAGTTGTGACAGGCTAAAGTCATCACCCTGCTCTCCAAATGGACTCCCCGCCTCTGACCGGTCTGTCTCTGTTGGTGACTCCACCATAGCTGCCCCGAAGGGCTTTGCAAGTTGTTTATTACTCAAAGGGTAAGTGGGGCTAGAACCCAACCGCACTCTGCTCACAAAGCTGTGCACCCTGGCGTGTTCACCGGGTAAAAGGGGTACCTTTATCTCTTCACCCAAATGTACCACCTGCCCACCACTGTTGTCCTAGAGAGCTGCACCTGCCCAGCAGCGGGGCTCCAAATCCACTCCTGCTCTGTGGACTAGCAGCGTGGGCATAACCTGGGAGCGCCACTAGATAGATGGCATCTCAGGCCCTCCACAGGACTAATAAATCAGAGTTTGCATTTTCACAAGGTCTCAACTGAATAAGTTGCACATGAGAGTTTGACAAGGCCATGGGACGTTCCCCCAGCTGCCCAGAATTGAAACTCCTCAAATTCTTCTTTGGCTTCCCCAGTCTTCTGTCGCCCACTCCAGTGAAGACTTGTCACCTCTCAAGCTGCAGTGGCGCAATGGTTTCCTAACGAACCTTCCCAGTTTTGTCTCTGAGTACCCTTCCTGCCACCAGCTGTTAAGCCTTTCTTCACATCCCTGGGCGTTTCTGTGACTCTCATGCACCACATTGCCTGCAGGATACATTTATCTGCCCATAAACTTTTAGAGACAGCTTCAAAGGCATAGCCATCCCCCAAGTTCCTGCACGCTCACTCTATTTATCTTTCCCTCCTCACCTCCCTTTCTTCCGCCTACGTGATCTGCTGCCCCATCATGCAGTCCCATTGttcctttttttggagatggagtctcactctgtcccccagtgtggagtgcaacggcgcagtctcggctcactgcaacctctacctaccgggttcaagtgattctcgtgcctcagcctcccgagtagctgcgattatagatGTGCAAccccacactgggctaatttttctattttcagtagaaacagcatttcaccatgttggccaggctggtctcgaattcctgaccacCCACCAAggtgggtgatccacccgcctcggcctcccaaagtgctgggattacaagtgtgagccacagtccTACAGTTCTTAAGCAGCTTATTGCCTAGTGATGAAAATACACGGGGCAATCCTTACGATACAGTGTGAGACTCGTAGCCACAGAATCGTAGGCCAGAACTGTGGAACACAGAGTGGGGCAGCTAATGACTCGGGGGGAGATGCTCCACTGCAGGTGTTGTATTGAGCTGAATCCTAAAAGGTGAGTGACAGCCTATCCAGTAGACaaggtggggagggagaatgAACAGTCCAGGGGTGTGAAGAGAACAGTTCCAGGAACTGCGAGGGATCTGGCGAGGCTGGGACAGGCCAGGGCAGGCATGTGCCTGGAGAGGCGGCAACCCGGGCAAGGAATCCGGATGAACTCTCCTGGAGGCCGTGGGGGTTCCCGAGGGGGCTTTCGACAGGGGAGTGTgtggtctttctttttctgtctgtttcAATCCTGCCCTTCCTTCAAGGTTCTGAGAAGCCTCCCCTGAGTGCCCCAGCCCTGATGCTCTCTCACTTCTGGGCTCCTACTGCAATGCCCTTCATGGTTCGCTCTTCAAATCCGACTTGGTGGGATAAGAGTCAACTTTTCATGTGGGAACATGTTGATTCCTCCACTATATTATAAGTCCTCTGGGATCAGGGGTTGTGTCTTACATGGTCTCCTATCCTCTGCAGCCTTAGGCACCATGTCTGACACATGGTGTGAGACTTAATAAAAGCTCACTGTTTAGCTTGTCACAGCCCTGGCAGTTATGACTCTGACAGACCACCAGGGGGCAGCAAGCTGTATCTCTCAGCTCAATCCAACGGCAGACTGGAGCGTCCCTGTTTGAGATCACTTTGATTTTGCCCAGGTGCATGGTGGGCCATGCTTCAGAGGTTTCTTGGGGCATCTGGAGGCGGGGCCAGATGAATCTCAGCTTGGGGAAGGCTTAGGCACTTTCTCTACAGCACCACTTCATCCCCCCAACACTTCCCTGCATATTCATCGCTGAAGGCTGCTTACAGACAGAGAGGTCTAGGAGTGACCTGAAGCTGGGGAGGCAGCAGTGATCCACCCCACAGACAGGCTTGGACTAGTGCTCCAGGATGTGCTCAGCCTGTTTTAGGAGACAGGGAATTATGGAGAAGCCGTATAAGAACAgtgccctccctcctccctgcctctgtccTGGGCCAGCCCTCTTTCAGGACCACACAGGTTGCGCACAGCAATGGCCTGGACATTGCGGGCATGGCAGtctgggcagagctggggttcTCAAGGCCCAGGTTCGAGGATCACCTGTGCCACTGAGCAGCTACCCCATATTGGAAAATGACCTTCTTTCTCACTTCTGCAGCAAAGATGAACAAAACACTCAGTTCTCACATTCCTCTGTCTCCCTCGCCAGTAGGACTGTAAGGAATTGTAACCAAGGATCGCCGATCTTCCTCTGAGTTCTCAAGTGTGACTGTGAGGAACGAGGGGGATGGGTGTGAGAGCTCTTTGTAAACTAGAAAAGACCCAACAAACAACCATGTTTGCGGGGAGAAGGAAGGCCTAGACCTGTTGTGGCTGTTTAGGTCTGGCCTTAAAATCATAAGCCAGGAAGGGACATGTAAAGGGTGTGAGATGAACTAATCAGCTCTCAACAGTTTCCCTGAAGGCTCAGTACtaatggaaaaaacaaattttttttttgagacagggtcttgctctgtcacccaggctggagtgcagtgctgtgatctcggctcactgcagcttcaacctccagggcccaagcgatcttcccacctcagcctcccaagtagctgggaccaaaggcatgtgctaccatgcccggctaatttctgtactaACGGTACAGTTTagcatttacattcccaccttcAGTGGCTCTCATGATTTCAGAAGGGCCCATTGTCTCTCTGCAATTAGATGCAAATGCTGGCAGTAACTTCTTATACCCAAACAGCAGCCTACAGTTTACAAAGTGCTCCATTTATGCTCTCTTATGGCGGGCGGGCTCTGAGATGGCCCAAGTGGTCACTGCCTCCTGGCAGTTATGCCCTTGTGTACTCCCCTCTGAGTATGGGTGtggcctgtgacttgcttctaacagaATGGGTAATGGGATGTCACTTCTGTGAAT
Protein-coding regions in this window:
- the FAM163A gene encoding protein FAM163A, with the translated sequence MTAGTVVITGGILATVILLCIIAVLCYCRLQYYCCKKSRTEDADEEEDREHDLPTHPRGPSCNACSSQALDGRGSLAPLTSEPCSQPCGVAASHCTTCSPYSSPFYIRTADMVPNGGGGERLSFAPTCYKEGGPPSLKLAAPQSYPVTWPGSGREAFTNPRAISTDV